The Mesorhizobium sp. AR02 genomic interval GAGGGCCGGATCGAACCGGCCAGCGCCGCGAACAGCTCGTCCTGGCCCTGGCCTTCGAGCGCGACGACGCCGGCGACCTCGCCATCCCTGAGATCGAAGGAGACGTCGCTGAGCTTGCTGCCGACGCGCAGGTTGCGCACGGCCAGACGCGGCCGGGCAGGGGCGGGCGCCGCCTTCTCGGCGGCGCTGCGGGCGGCGACATGGGTCTTGACGATGCGGGTGCCGAGCATCAGCTCGACGATCTTTTCTTCCACGCCCGGCACGATGTCGACGACGCCGACGGTCTCGCCATCGCGCAGCACGGTGGCGCGGTCGCAGAGCGCCGAGATTTCGACGAAGCGGTGCGAGATGAAGATCACCGCGCGGCCGGCGTCGCCCTGGCGGCGCACCACTTCCAGCACCTTTTCGGCGAGATTGGCGGGCAGCGCCGCCGTCATCTCGTCGAGCAGCAGCACGTCGGGCTCGACGGCGAGCGCGCGCGCCAGGTCCAGCACGCGCAGCACGGCCAGCGGGATGTCGCGCGCGGTGTCGCGGATGTCGAGATCGGCAATGCCGAGTTCGCGCACCCAGGCGCGGAACGGCTCGACCGGCGTGCCGGTGAGCCTGAGATTGGACAGCACGTCGAGATCGGGGATCAGCGACGGTTCCTGGTAAACGGGTAGCAGGCCTGCGCGGCGCGCGGCGGCGGGCGAGCGTATGTCGCGCGCCTCGCCCCGGATCAGGATGTGCCCGGCATTGGCCGAGATCGCCCCGGTCAGGATCTTCACCAGCGTCGACTTGCCGGCACCATTGGCGCCCATCAGCGCATGCACCTCGCCCGGCAGGACGGACAGCGACGCGTTGCGGAGCGCTGCGACCGCGCCGTAGTTCTTGGCAACGCCTGATGCGTCGAGGAGGGGGCTGGTGGTCAAATGGTTTGGGTCTCGATTCAGATGGCAGGCTATCGCGTGTGGAGAGGCCCCCTCATCCGGCCGCTTCGCGTCCACCTTCTCCCCGTGGGGGAGAAGAGGCTGGCGCTCGTGCCGGCTCCTCTCCCCTCGGGGAGAGGTCGGATTGCCCCGAATTGCCCTTCGCAATTCGGTTGGCAATCCGGGTGAGGGGGCCTTTGCCCATATGTGACTTCCCTGCCCTTGTGAGGCAGGGATATCGGAGCCTTACTCGCCCGGCCCCTTGCAGGCCACGATCTGCTCCTTCGTATACGTCGTCCAATCCGGGATCGAGATCGAGACCGGCCATTCGGGGCTGAGCGACGGGTCGGCGGCGGCTTTCAGCTTGGCCTTGCCTTCGTCGGTGGCGTTGTCCCACAGCTGCGGGTTGACCAGCACGGTCTGCTGTGCCGGCTTCTTGCCGTCGAGGATCTGCAGCGCCAGCGTGACGCCCGCACCGCCGATCGAGCCGGGGTTGGTGACGGCCGCACCGACGAGGCCCTTGACCGAGCTCAGCTGGCCGACGAAGCCGGCATTGTCGGCGCCGACCACCGGCACCAGCGGCGCCTGCGATTCCACCAGCGCGTCGACGATGACGTTGTCGATGCCTGAGGTCCAGATGCCGTTGAACGGCGTTCCCGTCGACAGGAAGGAGAGGATCTGCTGCTTGGCCTGGTCCTGCTGCCAGCCGGTGAAGACTTCCTGCGCCACCTTCACATTGGGGAATTCGGCCAGCGCCTTCTTGAAGCCTTTGTCGCGATCGGAGTCGGCCGAAGCGCCGGCCGCACCACGCATGTAGAACACCTCGCCCTTGCCGCCCATCTGGCCGAACAGCCATTTGGCGCCGAGATAGGCATATTGCTCCTGGTTGTTGGAGATGATGTAGGCCGACGGTTCGGTGACCGCCTGGTCGACGGCGACGACCACGATGCCGGCCTTGGTGGCCTCTTCCAGGCCCGCCTTGATGCCGGCCGGATCGGCGGGGTTGACGACGATGGCGTCGACCTTGGCGCTGATCAGGTTGCGGATGTCTTCGAGCTGGCCAGCGGCATCGGTGTTGCGGTGGGCGATGTTGAGTTTTGCGACCTCGCCGGAGGCCAACGCCTGCGCCTTCATGGCGCACACCATCTCCTCGCGCCAGCCATTGCCCTGGACGGTGTTAGAGATGCCGATCGTGTATTTGCCGGCAGCGGACGAGACGCCCACCGAAGCCAGCAAGGCAGCGCCCGCCAGCAGCGGGACCATGGTCAGTATTTTCTTCATTTCAGTACTCCTCCACATTGTTTTTCAGTTTCAGTTCCAAGTCGTTGAGGCATGCAGTTCAGAAAGAGATTCAGGCGACTCAACTCGTTGTTCTCTCCGCATGTCGTTGCCGACATGCTTCTCCTCACTTGACGAAGGGACGCAGCACGTCGCGGGCGAGCAGGAAACCGCGCTTCACCTGATCGTCGCTGCCCTCAAATCGCCTGTCCTCGTGTTCGATGATGATGGATCCGTCATAGCCGGCGCGGTAGAGGCCGGAGAAAAAGGCGCTCCAGTCGACATCGCCCAGCCCCGGCATGCGCGGCACCTGCCAGCCTATGCCGGCCGAGAGGATTCCGCGCTCGTACAAACCATCATGATCAATCATCAGGTCCTTGGCGTGGACATGCAGCATATAGGGGCCGAATTCCTTGATGAAGCGCGCCTGGTCGATCATCTGCCAGACCAGGTGCGAGGGGTCGAAATTCATGCCGACCTCGCCGCCCCAGGTCTCCAGGATGCGGCGCCAGACCAGGGGCGAGTAGGCAATGTTGTGCCCGCCTGGCCATTCGTCATAGCTGAAGATCATCGGGCAGTTCTCGAAGGCAAGCTTGATGCCGTGGTCGCGTGCAAAAACGACGATTTCGGGCCAGACTTTCAGCGCATCCTGCCAGTTGACGTCGACGGTCTTGGAGGCATCGCCGCCGCAGAAGGTGTTGACGACGGGTACGCCCATATTGGCGGCCAGCACGATCACCTTCTTCAGATGGCCGATGACCGCCTCGCGGTGCGCGGCATCGGGATGCAGCGGGTTGGGGTAGTAGCCGAGGCCGGAGACCGTGAGGTTCTTTTCCGCCAGCGAGGCGACGATTTCTTTCGCCTGCGTGGGCGAGGTGGAAGCAGCGTCAATATGGCTTGTGCCGGCATAGCGGCGGGTCGCACCAGAGGTTTTCGGCCAGCAGGCGATTTCCAGCGCCTCGAAACCGGCCGCGCTGGCCCAGCCGGCGACATCGGCAAGCGGCGTCTCCGCGAATGGTGCGGTGAGCAGTCCAAGTTTCATAGTGCCTCCCCTGGTCGTGTCTTCACGGCCAGCTCCTATAATGCCGATAGTTTGGATCGCTTCAACCTCGCGACCTCATCTTGTTCGAGACTGTGCCGGATCGCCGCCATCGGATCGTCCGAGAGCAGCTCATCAAGCGCCGATATGACGGCCGCGCGGAACGTCTCGTTCGCGGCAAGGCCGGGGTCGAAAATCGTGTCGATGGCCAGGATACCTGAAGCCAACACCGTCGCATCGCGGCCGGTCGCGTCGGCGATCCCGGCAACCTTCCCGGCATAGGGGTCCG includes:
- a CDS encoding sugar ABC transporter ATP-binding protein; the protein is MTTSPLLDASGVAKNYGAVAALRNASLSVLPGEVHALMGANGAGKSTLVKILTGAISANAGHILIRGEARDIRSPAAARRAGLLPVYQEPSLIPDLDVLSNLRLTGTPVEPFRAWVRELGIADLDIRDTARDIPLAVLRVLDLARALAVEPDVLLLDEMTAALPANLAEKVLEVVRRQGDAGRAVIFISHRFVEISALCDRATVLRDGETVGVVDIVPGVEEKIVELMLGTRIVKTHVAARSAAEKAAPAPARPRLAVRNLRVGSKLSDVSFDLRDGEVAGVVALEGQGQDELFAALAGSIRPSGGTIEVDGSQVKFSHPIDAIRAGIAYVPGDRSEALAMQRSVRENIALPFSAALRNWGPINMRKERDTVLSAIQRLQIDTRAQGEVQRLSGGNQQKVTIARWIAADARTILCFDPTRGIDVGTKQEIYRLLRELAGHGKSVLFYTSELEEVQRVCDRVIVIFGGRLVDIFPVEEADEPALMRAAYGLPRGAKADIGILAGPTANASDAPEPTP
- a CDS encoding ABC transporter substrate-binding protein, which gives rise to MKKILTMVPLLAGAALLASVGVSSAAGKYTIGISNTVQGNGWREEMVCAMKAQALASGEVAKLNIAHRNTDAAGQLEDIRNLISAKVDAIVVNPADPAGIKAGLEEATKAGIVVVAVDQAVTEPSAYIISNNQEQYAYLGAKWLFGQMGGKGEVFYMRGAAGASADSDRDKGFKKALAEFPNVKVAQEVFTGWQQDQAKQQILSFLSTGTPFNGIWTSGIDNVIVDALVESQAPLVPVVGADNAGFVGQLSSVKGLVGAAVTNPGSIGGAGVTLALQILDGKKPAQQTVLVNPQLWDNATDEGKAKLKAAADPSLSPEWPVSISIPDWTTYTKEQIVACKGPGE
- a CDS encoding sugar phosphate isomerase/epimerase family protein — encoded protein: MKLGLLTAPFAETPLADVAGWASAAGFEALEIACWPKTSGATRRYAGTSHIDAASTSPTQAKEIVASLAEKNLTVSGLGYYPNPLHPDAAHREAVIGHLKKVIVLAANMGVPVVNTFCGGDASKTVDVNWQDALKVWPEIVVFARDHGIKLAFENCPMIFSYDEWPGGHNIAYSPLVWRRILETWGGEVGMNFDPSHLVWQMIDQARFIKEFGPYMLHVHAKDLMIDHDGLYERGILSAGIGWQVPRMPGLGDVDWSAFFSGLYRAGYDGSIIIEHEDRRFEGSDDQVKRGFLLARDVLRPFVK